A region of Solanum dulcamara chromosome 7, daSolDulc1.2, whole genome shotgun sequence DNA encodes the following proteins:
- the LOC129896252 gene encoding nuclear transcription factor Y subunit C-1-like isoform X1 codes for MENNSDEQSAENAGQLSASQHLLEKQKEQLEMFWAYQLREMEKVNDFKNHQLPPTRIKKIMKSDQDVHMVSTESPILLAKACEFFILELTLRSWLHAQRRTLQKNDLTAAITQNDIFDFLLDVVPGDNNAITDHGSLQSFLPFYASEGSNNGQDNNLDHQSVVDPDLPSGTTTSSY; via the exons ATGGAAAACAACTCTGATGAGCAATCGGCAGAGAATGCAGGTCAATTATCCGCTTCGCAGCATCTCCTCGAGAAACAGAAAGAGCAGTTGGAGATGTTCTGGGCCTACCAGCTTAGAGAAATGGAGAAGGTTAACGATTTCAAGAACCACCAACTCCCCCCTACCCGCATCAAGAAAATCATGAAGTCTGACCAGGATGTCCACATGGTCTCCACTGAATCACCCATTTTGCTTGCTAAGGCATGTGAATTTTTCATTCTTGAACTCACCCTTCGTTCCTGGCTTCATGCTCAGCGACGGACTCTACAGAAGAACGACCTCACCGCCGCCATTACCCAAAATGACATTTTCGATTTCCTTCTTGACGTTGTTCCTGGAGATAATAACGCTATTACTGATCACGGTTCCTTACAAAGTTTTCTTCCCTTCTATGCTAGTGAAGGCAGCAATAATGGACAGGATAATAATCTTGATCATCAAAG TGTTGTAGATCCGGATCTGCCTAGTGGTACAACAACTAGCAGTTATTAG
- the LOC129896252 gene encoding nuclear transcription factor Y subunit C-1-like isoform X2 — protein sequence MENNSDEQSAENAGQLSASQHLLEKQKEQLEMFWAYQLREMEKVNDFKNHQLPPTRIKKIMKSDQDVHMRRTLQKNDLTAAITQNDIFDFLLDVVPGDNNAITDHGSLQSFLPFYASEGSNNGQDNNLDHQSVVDPDLPSGTTTSSY from the exons ATGGAAAACAACTCTGATGAGCAATCGGCAGAGAATGCAGGTCAATTATCCGCTTCGCAGCATCTCCTCGAGAAACAGAAAGAGCAGTTGGAGATGTTCTGGGCCTACCAGCTTAGAGAAATGGAGAAGGTTAACGATTTCAAGAACCACCAACTCCCCCCTACCCGCATCAAGAAAATCATGAAGTCTGACCAGGATGTCCACATG CGACGGACTCTACAGAAGAACGACCTCACCGCCGCCATTACCCAAAATGACATTTTCGATTTCCTTCTTGACGTTGTTCCTGGAGATAATAACGCTATTACTGATCACGGTTCCTTACAAAGTTTTCTTCCCTTCTATGCTAGTGAAGGCAGCAATAATGGACAGGATAATAATCTTGATCATCAAAG TGTTGTAGATCCGGATCTGCCTAGTGGTACAACAACTAGCAGTTATTAG
- the LOC129895450 gene encoding nuclear transcription factor Y subunit C-1-like — protein sequence MENNSEQSSMNAGESAGYPTWPQHLLEKMEEQLEMFWAYQQREMEHVNDFKHNVLPPTRIKKIMKADQDVHMVSTESPILLAKACEFFILDLTLRSWLNAEENMRRTLKKDDLTTAIIQTDIFDFLLDVVPGNDATGGSIPSVVPFYAAGGTNGQDNLDRQM from the coding sequence ATGGAAAACAACTCTGAGCAATCGTCAATGAATGCAGGTGAGTCTGCTGGATACCCAACTTGGCCGCAGCATCTCCTTGAGAAGATGGAAGAGCAGTTGGAGATGTTCTGGGCCTACCAGCAGAGAGAAATGGAGCACGTTAACGATTTCAAGCACAACGTACTTCCTCCTACCCGCATCAAGAAGATCATGAAAGCTGACCAGGATGTCCACATGGTCTCCACTGAATCACCCATTTTGCTTGCTAAGGCATGTGAGTTTTTCATTCTGGATCTCACCCTTCGTTCTTGGCTTAACGCTGAGGAAAACATGCGAAGGACTTTGAAGAAGGATGACCTCACCACTGCAATCATACAGACTGACATTTTCGATTTCCTTCTTGACGTTGTTCCTGGGAATGATGCTACTGGCGGCTCCATACCAAGTGTTGTTCCGTTCTATGCTGCTGGAGGCACCAATGGACAGGATAATCTTGATCGTCAAatgtaa
- the LOC129894505 gene encoding nuclear transcription factor Y subunit C-1-like, translating to MENNNSELSSMNAGESAGYPTCPQHLLEKMEEQLEMFWAYQQREMEHVNDFKHNVLPPTRIKKIMKADKDVHMVSTESPILLAKACEFFILDLALRSWINAEENMRRTLKKDDLTAAIAQTDIFDFLLDVVPGDDATSTGGSIPSVVPFYAAGGRNGQDYLDRQS from the exons ATGGAAAACAACAACTCTGAGCTATCGTCAATGAATGCAGGTGAGTCTGCTGGGTACCCAACTTGTCCGCAGCATCTCCTTGAGAAGATGGAAGAGCAGTTGGAGATGTTCTGGGCCTACCAGCAGAGAGAAATGGAGCATGTTAACGATTTCAAGCACAATGTACTTCCCCCTACCCGCATCAAGAAGATCATGAAAGCCGACAAGGATGTCCACATGGTCTCCACTGAATCACCCATTTTGCTGGCTAAGGCTTGTGAGTTTTTCATTCTGGATCTCGCCCTTCGTTCTTGGATTAACGCTGAGGAAAACATGCGAAGGACTTTGAAGAAGGATGACCTCACCGCTGCCATTGCACAAACTGACATTTTCGATTTCCTTCTTGACGTTGTTCCTGGGGATGATGCTACTAGTACTGGCGGCTCCATACCAAGTGTTGTTCCGTTCTATGCTGCTGGTGGAAGAAATGGACAGGATTATCTTGATCGTCAAAG CTAA